The genomic DNA GGATTTGTTCAGTGGCTTCGCCACCCGTTCCGGCCAGGCGCAAACCGCCTACGAATACGCCGCCGTCCGCGATGCCCATCGCCACGCCGTCAACAAGGTGATGGAACAGACCCGCATCGCCTGGCAGGCGGTGCTGACCGCGCGCGAACGCCTGGAACTCCTCGAAAATGCGGTCAACATCGCCTCCGAAGTGTTCGATTCCCGGCGCGCACTGCGCGAGGCGGGGCGCGAAACGGTGATCAGCGTTCTCGACGCCGAAAACGAGGTCAACAACGCCCAGATCAACCTCACCGGCGCGACCTACGAAGAACGGGTCGCCGTGTTCCAGCTGCTGCTGGCGATGGGGCGGCTCAACGCCACCTTCCTCAACATCGCCGTCGAATAGGCGCGGAACACTCTCGTCCTGAGCCTGTCGAAAGACGAGGCCGAAGAGTGCCCTCATGCTTCGACAAGCTCAGCATGAGGGCGTTTCTTAAGCGGTGAAGGCGGATTTGAAAATCTCGGCTTCCCACGCCCGGCGCTTGGCGAGGTTGCCCGCGCCCGGGACCGGATCGCCCGACGGTTTCATGTCGATGGCCGCCTCGGCGCCAGCGCCGGCGCCGGCGGTCAACGTGAAATCGGTTTCGATGGCGAGCGCCCGGTCGGGCGCCGCCAACGGATAGCAGGCGACCCGCACGCGGACCTCCGGGTCGGCGCCCCGCGCCAGGCCGAGGGCGCGGACGATGGCGCGGGCGGCGAGCCGGCCCGTATCCCAGGCCGCACCGCCGTTCTTGCCGAACGGGTTGCGCGCCGCGTCGCCGACCGCATAAAGGGTATCGACCTTGCGGCTTCGTTGGGTCAGCGGATCGACATCGACGAAGGCGTCCCCTGCCATCGCCAGGCCCAGTTCCGTGATCGCGCCCCAGGCCCGGTTGGGCGGAATCAACGATAGAAGATCGTAGGCGAATTCGTCGCCGTCGGCGGTCAGCACCTTGCGCGCGGCCGCGTCTACCCGCTGGATGCGCGCCTGCGGCACGTATTCGATCCGACCGGCGAAGGCGTCGATCGCCGCCTGGAAACCGGCCGCGACCGAGGCGGGCTGCGGGGTCGGCCAGGAGTCGATCAGCACGATCCGGCCGTCGCCCCTCTTTTGCAGGTGCCCGGCCAGCAGCAGGGCGAATTCGTAAGGCGCCGGCGGGCACTTGAGCGCGCCGACCGGCACGCCGATGACCGCCGTGCCGCCGGAAAGATTCTCGATCCGCCGCCGCAATTCGGGCAGATGGGCGCGATTCCACGGCGTCAGGTTGTCCTTCGCCGCGACGAGCCCTTCCACCGCCTCGGGCGCGAGGCGGACGCCGGTCGCCAGCACCACGGCCGTGTATTCGAAGGTTCCGGCGGTGGTGACAACCGTCCTACGCGCCGGATCGATGGCCTGGGCCTCGGCCTTGATCACGCGCGTGCCGAGCTTCGCGAGCCCGGCGTATGAACGGCCCGCGGCATCGACCGGGCGCAGGCCGAACGCCACTTCCAGCGCCGACGAACCCGGCAGGAACGTTTCATTCGGCTCGATCAGGATCGTTTCGATTGCGGGGGCGAGCCGGCGCAATTCGGCCGCCGTCGCCGCGCCTCCGAATCCGCCGCCGACGATCACCACGCGCGGACCCTTCGGCCGATCGACCGGCGCCTGCGCCCATAAGGCGGGCGCCGGCAACGCGCCGCCGAGGGCAAGCGCGCCGAGACCGCGGACCACGCGGCGGCGGCTCAAGGATACGCGAAGAACCGTCATCGCTCAGACGACCTTGACGCGCGACACGGGGGCGATCTTGACCCGCTTCACCGAGCGCAGGTAATTGGCGACCACGTCGTAGGCGGGAGGTCCATCCACGTCGTTGACGCTGGCCCATCCGGTCGCCTTGTACTTCTTGTTCAGGTCCATCGGCTTGCCGCCGACGGTGAGGTCGGCGATGCGCTGGCCGATCTTCTTTTTCGGATCGATGGTATAGCCGACGCCGCCGACGCGCACCATGTCGCCGCCCTGGCGGTAATAGGGGTCGTCGTTGAACAGGTTATCGGCGACATCTTCCATGATCGTCTTGATCTCCGCTCCGGTCAGCTCGCGTGTCCAGGTGTTGGGATAACTCAGCGCGGTGTGGGTGAAAGCGTCCTCGTAGGTGATCGGCTGGCCGGGTACCAGCGAAACACCCCAGCGGAAGCCAGGCGAGAAGGCGACCTCGGCGTCGTAGTGCTTGAGCAGCGCGTCCAGCACCACTTCGTCGAAGGTGCCGTTGAAGTTGCCGCGCCGGTAGAGAACGCTCTCGGAAACCGCCAGCACTTCGGAGAGCTTCTTTTCGTGCGGCGCGCGGATTTTTTGGATCAATGCGGCCATATCGGGGTCGGCCGGAATATGGCTGGCGAGCACCGGGATCAACTTGAAGCGATGGGCTTGGATTTTCTTGTCGCGCACGTCGAGATCGAGCCGGCTGAGATACTTGCTGTGCGCGCCCGATTGCAGCACCAGGGTCTTGCCGACCTGGAGCGCGCGCGGGATCGCGTCGTGGGTGTGGCCGCCGAGAATGACATCGAGGCCCTTGACCCGGCTAGCGAGTTTGATGTCGACCGAAAAGCCGTTGTGGCTGAGCAGCACAACCAGATCGACCTTCTTCTCGTCACGCAGTTCGTCGATGTAGCGCTGGAGCTGCTCTTCCTGGATGCCGAAGGTGAGATCGGGCACGAATTTGCGCGGGTGCGAGATCGGCGTGTAGGGGAACGCCTGGCCGATGACCCCGACCGCGACGCCGCCGACCTGGCGGATCGCGTAAGGCTTGAAGACCGGTTCCTTCCAGATCACGTCCTGGACGTTGTGGGCGAGGAACTCGCCTTTGAACAGGCCGCGTTTTTCCAAGTCGCCGAAGTATTCCTTGACCTTGTCGATGCCGAAGGTGAATTCCCAATGGGGCGAGAAGAGATCGACGTCGAGCAGATTGATCGCGTCGACCATGTCGCGACCTTCGCTCCAGGTGCTGGTGGCCGAGCCCTGCAGGGTGTCGCCGCCGTCGCAGAAGAGAACCTTGCCGGGACGCTCGGCGCGGATGCGCTTGACCAGCGTGGCGATATGGGCGTAGCCGCCCATCTTGCCGTAGCGCCGCGCCAATTCCGCAAAATCGATATGGGTGAAGGCGTGCGCGTCGAGGGAACCCTTGGCAAAACCGTAGTATTTAAGGGCCGCCTCGCCGGTGACGAAGGGCGGCTTTCCCGCTTCGTCGCCGACCGGAAGCAGGGTGTCCGGTTCGCGGTAGTGGACCGGCAGCAGGGTCGCGTGGCTATCGGTCATGTGCAGCAACGTGACGTTGCCGAGCGATTCGAAGTCGAGCAGCCGCTCCGGGCTGATCGCCTGGGCCAGGGTTGCGCGCGGCATCAGACCGGAACTCGCGGCGATCGCCGCCAGGGCCATGAAATCTCGGCGCGTTACTTCCATCGTTTCCCACTCCCGAAAAAACGGTTCACGCTGTTGTGATCTCTTGCGTCTCTCGCGCGACCGCCGCCCCCTCGCGGGGGCGGCGGCGTTGAACGTCACCCCGGAACCGGGCTTAGTGCCGGATGCCGGGCGCGGTCAGCGGTTTGCCCTGGCCGAAGGAGGACAGGTAGAACTCCAGCTCCGCGTACTCGACCGAATCGGCGGCGAGGTAGTTCATGCCGAGCGGCGTCATGCACCACTGGAAGCGCTTGCGCGGATCCCACACCTTGGTGAAGTTGGTACGCCAGAGCGGGAAGTGGTTCATCATTCCCGATTCCAGCGTCGCCAGCAGACGGCCGCCCAGGAACTTGTTGCCGCCCTTGCCCGGCTCCTCCAAATGGCAGTCGGCGCAGGCATGGTTGCGCTGGCCGGAGCGCTTGTTGAAGGTCGCCTCGCCGCGCTTCAACGCCGCGCGGGATTCAAGGCTGGTCAAGTCGAGATTGAGCGGCATGCCGTTCGATTGCAGCTTCACCAGCATGCTCATGTTGAGATTGATGTCGCTTTGGGAGGGCATGTCGATGCCGGTAGTGGCGGGGCTGTGCGATTGGAGGAAGTCCTCCATCGCCATTATCCGCCGGTATTCCCCGACATATCGGGG from Rhodospirillales bacterium includes the following:
- a CDS encoding NAD(P)/FAD-dependent oxidoreductase produces the protein MTVLRVSLSRRRVVRGLGALALGGALPAPALWAQAPVDRPKGPRVVIVGGGFGGAATAAELRRLAPAIETILIEPNETFLPGSSALEVAFGLRPVDAAGRSYAGLAKLGTRVIKAEAQAIDPARRTVVTTAGTFEYTAVVLATGVRLAPEAVEGLVAAKDNLTPWNRAHLPELRRRIENLSGGTAVIGVPVGALKCPPAPYEFALLLAGHLQKRGDGRIVLIDSWPTPQPASVAAGFQAAIDAFAGRIEYVPQARIQRVDAAARKVLTADGDEFAYDLLSLIPPNRAWGAITELGLAMAGDAFVDVDPLTQRSRKVDTLYAVGDAARNPFGKNGGAAWDTGRLAARAIVRALGLARGADPEVRVRVACYPLAAPDRALAIETDFTLTAGAGAGAEAAIDMKPSGDPVPGAGNLAKRRAWEAEIFKSAFTA
- the soxB gene encoding thiosulfohydrolase SoxB, whose protein sequence is MEVTRRDFMALAAIAASSGLMPRATLAQAISPERLLDFESLGNVTLLHMTDSHATLLPVHYREPDTLLPVGDEAGKPPFVTGEAALKYYGFAKGSLDAHAFTHIDFAELARRYGKMGGYAHIATLVKRIRAERPGKVLFCDGGDTLQGSATSTWSEGRDMVDAINLLDVDLFSPHWEFTFGIDKVKEYFGDLEKRGLFKGEFLAHNVQDVIWKEPVFKPYAIRQVGGVAVGVIGQAFPYTPISHPRKFVPDLTFGIQEEQLQRYIDELRDEKKVDLVVLLSHNGFSVDIKLASRVKGLDVILGGHTHDAIPRALQVGKTLVLQSGAHSKYLSRLDLDVRDKKIQAHRFKLIPVLASHIPADPDMAALIQKIRAPHEKKLSEVLAVSESVLYRRGNFNGTFDEVVLDALLKHYDAEVAFSPGFRWGVSLVPGQPITYEDAFTHTALSYPNTWTRELTGAEIKTIMEDVADNLFNDDPYYRQGGDMVRVGGVGYTIDPKKKIGQRIADLTVGGKPMDLNKKYKATGWASVNDVDGPPAYDVVANYLRSVKRVKIAPVSRVKVV